A region from the Aegilops tauschii subsp. strangulata cultivar AL8/78 chromosome 5, Aet v6.0, whole genome shotgun sequence genome encodes:
- the LOC123493410 gene encoding auxin-induced in root cultures protein 12: protein MASATQQHRRRRAILQLAALLVLVSPAAAAGGACKSEKFPAGKSYETCADLPALGAALHWTYDAAASSLSVAFAAKPASGAGWVSWGINPTGDGMKGAQALLAFKSGATYVVNTYNLTGYKPLSPASTPIAFKATGLAADEGAGGKVRLYGTLQLPKGMESVNHIWQVGSAVANGVPAKHAFGQENLDAKGKLVLAGAGAPEAAPAPAAGDSSAESGSVEAESPSLPTPSGGKKSPPAGAASTTHASAPVLIVLLALVGFLAIV, encoded by the coding sequence ATGGCCTCCGCGACGCAGCAGCACCGGCGCCGCCGCGCCATCCTCCAGCTGGCCGCCCTGCTGGTCCTTGTCTCGCCGGCAGCGGCCGCGGGCGGCGCCTGCAAGAGCGAGAAGTTCCCGGCTGGCAAGAGCTACGAGACGTGCGCGGACCTCCCGGCCCTCGGCGCCGCGCTGCACTGGACCTACGACGCGGCGGCCTCGTCGCTCTCCGTGGCGTTCGCGGCCAAGCCGGCGAGCGGTGCCGGCTGGGTGTCGTGGGGGATCAACCCCACCGGCGACGGCATGAAGGGCGCGCAGGCGCTCCTCGCCTTCAAGAGCGGCGCCACGTACGTCGTCAACACGTACAACCTCACCGGGTACAAGCCGCTCAGCCCGGCGTCCACGCCGATAGCGTTCAAGGCCACCGGGCTCGCCGCCGACGAGGGCGCCGGCGGGAAGGTGCGGCTCTACGGCACGCTGCAGCTGCCCAAGGGCATGGAGTCCGTGAACCACATCTGGCAGGTGGGGTCCGCGGTGGCCAACGGGGTGCCGGCCAAGCACGCGTTCGGGCAGGAGAACCTGGATGCCAAGGGCAAGCTCGTGCTCGCCGGTGCCGGCGCGCCGGAGGCCGCCCCGGCTCCTGCTGCCGGTGACTCGTCCGCTGAGTCTGGTAGCGTGGAGGCAGAGTCGCCGTCGTTGCCCACGCCGTCAGGCGGGAAGAAGTCGCCACCAGCGGGAGCGGCGTCCACCACCCACGCCTCGGCTCCGGTGCTGATCGTGCTTCTGGCATTGGTGGGTTTCTTGGCGATTGTGTGA